One Brassica napus cultivar Da-Ae chromosome C2, Da-Ae, whole genome shotgun sequence DNA window includes the following coding sequences:
- the LOC106375770 gene encoding uncharacterized protein LOC106375770 isoform X3, translated as MTICSSFCSLVILVLINLLASKVFSTSAPLVLTSKSTLSNKMEKLSNSRFGPQQVKSVSERSPAFTTEELIRDYGVGKSWLLLRFATILIQDHTSTEHLSNSLRRSHV; from the exons TGACTATCTGCTCAAGCTTTTGCTCATTGGTTATTCTGGTGTTGATAAATCTGCTTGCGTCTAAGGTTTTCT CTACATCAGCACCATTGGTGTTGACTTC AAAATCCACACTGTCGAACAAGATGGAAAAACTATCAAACTCCAGATT TGGGCCACAACAGGTCAAGAGCGTTTCAGAACGATCACCAGCATTTACTACAGAGGAGCTCATCCGTGATTATGGTGTTGGCAAATCATGGTTGCTTCTAAGGTTTGCT ACCATTCTCATTCAGGACCACACATCGACTGAACACCTTTCAAATTCTCTAAGAAGGAGCCATGTATGA
- the LOC106375770 gene encoding uncharacterized protein LOC106375770 isoform X1, with product MTICSSFCSLVILVLINLLASKVFSTSAPLVLTSKSTLSNKMEKLSNSRFGPQQVKSVSERSPAFTTEELIRDYGVGKSWLLLRFALQTAPDRHPFTFVLKRNDHSHSGPHID from the exons TGACTATCTGCTCAAGCTTTTGCTCATTGGTTATTCTGGTGTTGATAAATCTGCTTGCGTCTAAGGTTTTCT CTACATCAGCACCATTGGTGTTGACTTC AAAATCCACACTGTCGAACAAGATGGAAAAACTATCAAACTCCAGATT TGGGCCACAACAGGTCAAGAGCGTTTCAGAACGATCACCAGCATTTACTACAGAGGAGCTCATCCGTGATTATGGTGTTGGCAAATCATGGTTGCTTCTAAGGTTTGCT CTGCAAACTGCCCCGGACCGCCACCCCTTCACTTTCGTGCTGAAACGTAATG ACCATTCTCATTCAGGACCACACATCGACTGA